One Halovivax ruber XH-70 genomic region harbors:
- a CDS encoding extracellular solute-binding protein, translating into MTKQRKFGGRRTFLASSAVLGSVGLAGCTGLIGGNDDEDGDDDFFGQIGSGRGFPEPGGTPMDDLPELAGELVLYNARGQALVGELLSHLESRYDDFTVQENPGGSADLVNLILEEGSATPADVFFTVNSGALGTLADEGRTRSLSSDVTEMVANETFATDEWVGTSGRARTIPYNTDAYDESEIPDSIDAFAGDFDGQLGWAPSYGSFQGFVTSMRIIEGDEATKAWLEGVLDSGVQEYSYESEVTRAVASGEIDAGFANHYYIQRHLAGNPDAPVSTAFTDGDAGATFDVAGATVIDQSSDPELAENFVRHLLSGEAQAYFAGRTYEYPVIEGVDPIGELPSADELNTPDVDPTQLSDVEGTIELMRDAGVPV; encoded by the coding sequence GGAACGATGACGAGGACGGCGACGACGACTTCTTCGGACAGATCGGCTCCGGGCGCGGCTTTCCCGAACCCGGCGGCACGCCGATGGACGACCTGCCGGAGCTTGCGGGGGAACTCGTCCTCTACAACGCCCGCGGACAGGCGCTCGTCGGCGAGTTACTCTCCCACCTCGAATCCCGGTACGACGACTTCACGGTCCAGGAGAATCCCGGCGGCTCGGCCGACCTCGTCAACCTGATCCTCGAGGAAGGGTCGGCGACGCCGGCCGACGTCTTCTTCACCGTCAACTCCGGGGCGCTCGGGACGCTCGCGGACGAGGGACGCACCCGATCGCTCTCGAGTGACGTGACCGAGATGGTCGCCAACGAGACGTTTGCCACCGACGAGTGGGTCGGGACCTCCGGACGGGCCCGAACGATCCCCTACAACACCGACGCCTACGACGAAAGCGAGATCCCGGACTCGATCGACGCCTTCGCGGGCGACTTCGACGGCCAGCTGGGCTGGGCACCCTCCTACGGCTCGTTCCAGGGCTTCGTCACGTCGATGCGGATCATCGAGGGCGACGAGGCGACGAAGGCGTGGCTCGAAGGCGTCCTCGATTCGGGCGTCCAGGAGTACAGCTACGAGTCCGAGGTCACCAGGGCGGTCGCCAGCGGCGAGATCGACGCCGGGTTTGCCAATCACTACTACATCCAGCGCCATCTGGCCGGGAACCCCGACGCGCCAGTGTCGACGGCGTTCACCGACGGCGACGCGGGCGCGACCTTCGACGTCGCCGGCGCCACGGTCATCGACCAGTCCAGCGACCCCGAACTCGCCGAGAATTTCGTCCGCCACCTCCTCTCGGGGGAGGCCCAGGCGTACTTCGCCGGCCGGACGTACGAGTATCCCGTCATCGAGGGGGTCGACCCCATCGGCGAACTCCCGAGCGCCGACGAACTGAACACTCCCGACGTCGACCCGACGCAACTCTCTGACGTCGAGGGGACGATCGAACTCATGCGCGACGCCGGCGTCCCGGTCTGA
- a CDS encoding DUF7846 domain-containing protein, producing the protein MSPPRSPSRPLLDRGRRSVRRGRRFGRRLVAGELTPTDRYRLLALAVSLLAGLAVFVLATRLFPYHSTNDDEAVYLLQAAMLLEGQVELQAGPLADAVRPWFFVQDGGRLYPKYNPVPSGMFAVSMALFGEPRVTLAVVAAGNAALVYVLGSAIFDRSVGVVAAAVFAASPLALLTSSVFLPYAPTTFLNLLFAVAYLRGVRNGHLPSAAAAGVAVGLAFFARPYTAVLFATPFVAHALWQVVGTVSREGIGAVRRPVPDPIRRNALTGALGLSFVALTLAYNARVTGSPLVFPYQAFAPMDGPGFGRRVLLDHSIDYTPALALESNGYVLRYYAARWMTAGPLGTLLAVCGLGLAIRQWVPGSPLTTDSADDADHRRTAGVLLAGVLPAVVLGNLAFWGNRNALATMTDPTDGLLSQFGPYYYFDTLPVLAVFAGVALVAAWRTLRRGRVHAWLTARTSTNGARRVAIAVALVSALAIGGANAAVVSTPVERHAEHTETFETAYEPFEEADLENALVFLPPEYGEWLGHPFQALRNDPGLDGEVVYALDGGVERDFAVLDAYPERTYYRYAAHGEWSPDPDDEYVPTLQEVTLREGTSFDGETRVGTLTTVESAIVRLETSDGETATYRIHEPGDAVTVEWRVTDGRAELVTVDDGTGSNETVENGSVPLDDVDDLALSVTMHETVGSSLTYRQEVPVRSTDEGVEVLWPAERTVCTLVTRCEDEGTYVPGESDLYLDGVSFEAELDVRE; encoded by the coding sequence GTGTCCCCGCCCCGTTCCCCATCCCGGCCACTCCTCGACCGCGGCCGCCGGTCCGTCCGTCGGGGCCGCCGGTTCGGCCGCCGTCTCGTTGCGGGCGAACTGACGCCGACGGACCGCTACCGCCTGCTCGCGCTCGCCGTCTCCCTCCTCGCGGGACTGGCGGTGTTCGTCCTCGCCACGCGACTCTTTCCGTACCACTCGACCAACGACGACGAGGCCGTCTACCTGCTGCAGGCGGCGATGCTCCTGGAGGGGCAGGTGGAGCTCCAGGCGGGCCCACTCGCCGACGCCGTCCGCCCCTGGTTCTTCGTTCAGGACGGCGGCCGCCTCTACCCGAAGTACAATCCGGTTCCGTCGGGGATGTTCGCCGTCTCGATGGCGCTCTTCGGGGAGCCGCGAGTGACGCTCGCGGTCGTGGCGGCGGGAAACGCGGCGCTGGTCTACGTCCTTGGATCGGCGATCTTCGACCGCTCGGTCGGCGTCGTCGCCGCAGCCGTCTTCGCCGCTTCGCCGCTCGCGCTGCTCACCTCCTCGGTCTTCCTCCCCTACGCGCCGACGACGTTCCTGAACCTGCTGTTCGCCGTCGCCTACCTCCGCGGCGTCCGCAACGGCCACCTCCCGAGTGCCGCGGCGGCGGGCGTCGCCGTCGGGCTGGCGTTCTTCGCCCGGCCGTACACGGCGGTGCTGTTCGCCACACCGTTCGTCGCCCACGCGCTGTGGCAGGTCGTGGGGACCGTCAGTCGCGAGGGCATCGGCGCCGTCCGCCGTCCGGTCCCCGACCCGATTCGGCGTAACGCGCTCACGGGCGCGCTCGGGCTTTCGTTCGTCGCACTGACGCTCGCGTACAACGCCCGCGTCACCGGGTCGCCGCTCGTGTTCCCCTACCAGGCGTTCGCCCCCATGGACGGCCCCGGCTTCGGTCGTCGGGTGTTGCTGGACCACAGCATCGACTACACGCCGGCGCTCGCACTCGAATCGAACGGGTACGTCCTCCGGTACTACGCGGCCCGCTGGATGACCGCGGGCCCGCTCGGTACACTCCTGGCCGTCTGCGGGCTCGGGCTCGCCATTCGGCAGTGGGTTCCGGGCAGCCCCCTCACGACGGATAGCGCCGACGACGCCGACCACCGCCGGACCGCTGGCGTTCTCCTCGCCGGTGTCCTGCCGGCGGTCGTTCTCGGGAATCTGGCGTTCTGGGGCAACCGCAACGCGCTCGCGACGATGACCGACCCGACCGACGGCCTCCTCTCACAGTTCGGGCCGTACTACTACTTCGACACGCTCCCCGTCCTCGCGGTGTTCGCGGGGGTCGCGCTCGTCGCGGCCTGGCGGACCCTCCGTCGCGGACGCGTCCACGCGTGGCTGACCGCTCGCACCTCCACGAATGGTGCGCGGCGGGTGGCCATCGCCGTCGCACTCGTGAGCGCGCTCGCGATCGGCGGCGCCAACGCCGCGGTCGTCTCGACGCCGGTCGAGCGCCACGCCGAACACACCGAGACGTTCGAGACGGCCTACGAGCCGTTCGAGGAGGCGGACCTCGAGAACGCGCTCGTGTTCCTTCCTCCGGAGTACGGGGAGTGGCTCGGTCACCCGTTCCAGGCGCTGCGCAACGACCCCGGGCTCGACGGCGAGGTGGTGTACGCCCTGGACGGCGGCGTCGAACGAGACTTCGCGGTGCTCGACGCCTATCCCGAGCGCACCTACTACCGCTACGCCGCCCACGGCGAGTGGTCGCCCGACCCCGACGACGAATACGTGCCGACGCTCCAGGAGGTAACGCTCCGGGAGGGCACGAGCTTCGACGGTGAAACCCGCGTCGGCACCCTCACCACCGTCGAGAGCGCGATCGTGCGCCTCGAAACGTCCGACGGCGAGACGGCCACCTACCGGATTCACGAACCCGGCGACGCGGTCACCGTCGAGTGGCGAGTCACGGACGGTCGCGCCGAACTGGTAACCGTCGACGACGGGACTGGCTCCAACGAGACGGTCGAGAACGGGTCCGTCCCGCTCGACGACGTCGACGACCTGGCCCTCTCGGTGACGATGCACGAGACGGTCGGGTCGTCGCTCACCTACCGCCAGGAGGTCCCCGTCCGGAGTACCGACGAGGGCGTCGAGGTACTCTGGCCGGCGGAGCGAACCGTGTGCACGCTCGTCACGCGGTGTGAGGACGAGGGCACCTACGTTCCCGGGGAATCCGACCTGTACCTCGACGGCGTCTCCTTCGAGGCCGAGCTGGACGTTCGGGAGTGA
- a CDS encoding dolichyl-phosphate hexose transferase, whose translation MFTFADVSVVMGTYNEEAAIGTVLDDIAEVTDGEAEVVCVDGSSDRTPEIARERGATVIEQEPQGYGVAVREAILTPDRPIVVTTDCDDTYPMEQLPEFLALINEGYDVVSGDRLYHGAEAMPAFNRFGNHAFAAVASVLMGARVHDTTTGMRAYRREVVEDIEWTENTGLSAELLIRPLMRGYAIREHPIAYGERAGETKLDPLQGGAAIAKSIVKVALEERFR comes from the coding sequence GTGTTCACCTTCGCGGACGTAAGCGTCGTGATGGGCACCTACAACGAGGAGGCGGCCATCGGCACCGTCCTCGACGACATCGCAGAGGTGACCGACGGCGAGGCCGAGGTCGTCTGCGTCGACGGTTCCAGTGACCGGACCCCCGAGATCGCCCGCGAGCGCGGCGCTACGGTGATCGAACAGGAGCCCCAGGGCTACGGCGTCGCCGTCCGGGAGGCGATCCTGACGCCCGATCGACCGATCGTCGTCACGACCGACTGTGACGACACTTATCCGATGGAGCAACTGCCCGAGTTCCTCGCGCTGATCAACGAGGGCTACGACGTCGTCAGCGGTGACCGCCTCTACCACGGCGCCGAGGCGATGCCCGCGTTCAACCGCTTCGGCAACCACGCCTTCGCCGCCGTCGCGAGCGTCCTGATGGGTGCCCGCGTCCACGATACCACGACGGGGATGCGCGCCTACCGCCGCGAGGTCGTCGAGGACATCGAGTGGACCGAGAACACTGGCCTCTCCGCGGAACTGCTGATCCGTCCCCTGATGCGCGGGTACGCCATCCGCGAACATCCGATCGCGTACGGCGAGCGCGCTGGCGAGACCAAACTCGATCCGCTCCAGGGTGGCGCCGCCATCGCGAAATCCATCGTAAAAGTCGCCCTCGAAGAGCGGTTCCGGTAA
- a CDS encoding GMC family oxidoreductase codes for MSDWPPAETAEPTPGTSDRTPVTDADVCVVGAGPAGALVADRLAAAGKEVVVLEAGPRFDPADRRARQERFLRPSAGRQAVWDGDPERDAYGASGEAHYPLNRARVKGVGGTTLHWQGMVMRLHEDDFASRSTRGVGVDWPLDYEALQPYYAAAERELGVAGASDNPHAPPREEPHPMPAFPPSYSDSLFAEACEALEVDTHSVPNARNSERYDDRSACVGYGTCQPVCPSGAKYDATVHIERAEERGATVIDRAPVQRLDHDADRISAAVYATPDGGTHRQEADAFVLAAGGVETPRLLLLSDSPHYPDGLANSSGRVGQFFMDHLFAGTWGVLDEPTRQHHVGFLTSESHQFYDDADDEVGPFKLEFFNYAGPTPVGLAFTGDDWGDDLLEHIRGEYGRHVAVGALVETLPRADSYVALDPERTDDHGNPAPHVHWSVGERARNTLARANEVQEAILEELGAEITYQEGPDRTIPANHHMGTTRMGTDPAESVVGPDLRTHDLDNCWIASSSVFPTGGALNPTLTIAALAIKCADHVEASL; via the coding sequence GTGAGCGACTGGCCGCCCGCCGAAACGGCCGAACCGACGCCCGGGACGAGCGATCGCACCCCGGTCACGGACGCCGACGTCTGCGTCGTCGGCGCTGGCCCCGCCGGCGCGCTGGTCGCCGACCGACTGGCAGCGGCCGGGAAGGAGGTGGTCGTCCTGGAGGCCGGTCCCCGGTTCGACCCGGCGGATCGCCGTGCGCGCCAGGAGCGATTTCTCCGGCCGTCGGCCGGCCGCCAGGCCGTCTGGGATGGGGACCCCGAACGCGACGCCTACGGCGCCTCCGGGGAGGCCCACTACCCGCTGAATCGAGCCCGCGTCAAGGGGGTCGGCGGCACGACCCTCCACTGGCAGGGGATGGTGATGCGCCTCCACGAGGACGACTTCGCCTCGCGGAGCACCCGCGGCGTCGGCGTCGATTGGCCCCTCGACTACGAGGCCCTCCAGCCGTACTACGCCGCCGCCGAGCGCGAACTCGGCGTGGCCGGCGCCAGCGACAACCCTCACGCCCCGCCGCGCGAGGAACCCCACCCGATGCCCGCCTTCCCGCCCTCCTACAGCGACTCGCTGTTCGCGGAGGCCTGCGAGGCGCTGGAGGTCGATACCCATTCGGTGCCCAACGCTCGCAACTCCGAGCGATACGACGATCGGAGCGCCTGTGTCGGCTACGGCACCTGTCAGCCGGTCTGTCCCTCCGGGGCGAAGTACGACGCGACCGTCCACATCGAGCGCGCCGAGGAACGTGGTGCGACCGTGATCGATCGGGCGCCCGTCCAGCGACTCGACCACGACGCCGACCGAATCTCGGCAGCCGTCTACGCGACGCCCGACGGGGGGACTCACCGGCAGGAGGCCGACGCGTTCGTCCTCGCCGCGGGCGGCGTCGAGACACCCCGACTCCTCTTGCTTTCGGATTCGCCGCACTATCCCGACGGTCTCGCCAACTCCAGCGGTCGCGTCGGTCAGTTCTTCATGGACCACCTGTTCGCCGGCACCTGGGGCGTCCTCGACGAACCGACGCGCCAGCACCACGTCGGCTTTCTCACGAGTGAGTCTCACCAGTTCTACGACGACGCGGACGACGAGGTGGGACCCTTCAAACTCGAGTTCTTCAACTACGCCGGTCCTACGCCGGTCGGGCTCGCATTCACCGGTGACGACTGGGGTGACGACCTGCTGGAGCACATTCGCGGGGAGTACGGCCGCCACGTCGCCGTCGGCGCGCTCGTCGAGACGCTCCCGCGGGCGGACAGTTACGTCGCGCTCGACCCCGAACGGACCGACGACCACGGCAATCCGGCCCCGCACGTCCACTGGTCCGTCGGCGAGCGCGCTCGCAACACGCTTGCCCGTGCGAACGAGGTGCAGGAGGCCATCCTCGAAGAACTCGGTGCGGAGATCACCTATCAGGAGGGCCCCGACCGCACCATCCCCGCGAACCACCACATGGGGACGACCCGGATGGGGACCGACCCCGCCGAGAGCGTCGTCGGCCCCGACCTGCGAACCCACGATCTCGACAACTGCTGGATCGCCTCCAGCAGCGTCTTCCCCACTGGCGGCGCGCTGAACCCCACCCTGACCATCGCCGCACTCGCCATCAAATGCGCCGACCACGTCGAAGCGTCGCTCTGA
- a CDS encoding gluconate 2-dehydrogenase subunit 3 family protein: MELSRRDAVAALAAVGAGAGAVAVGTHLRETDPEEDNELRRTMVAAGEVVYPGEVSGVAKFVETFLAGRLDDESHAAGVREAAETLDGYAATRHDASFADLSVDQRDDLLRAAGVATAAENPDGTEVERIRYYVINELLLALYASPAGGELIGIENPPGHPGGTGSYQRGPTP, from the coding sequence ATGGAGCTGTCACGGCGGGACGCGGTGGCCGCGCTGGCTGCGGTCGGGGCCGGTGCCGGCGCCGTGGCCGTAGGCACACATCTCCGCGAGACTGATCCCGAGGAAGACAACGAGCTTCGACGAACGATGGTCGCCGCCGGTGAAGTGGTCTATCCTGGCGAAGTGAGTGGCGTCGCTAAGTTCGTCGAGACGTTCCTCGCCGGTCGTCTCGACGACGAGTCTCACGCCGCCGGCGTTCGAGAGGCCGCCGAGACCCTCGACGGGTACGCGGCGACGCGTCACGACGCGTCGTTCGCCGACCTGTCGGTCGATCAGCGCGACGATCTGCTTCGGGCGGCAGGCGTGGCGACCGCGGCGGAGAATCCCGACGGCACCGAGGTCGAGCGAATTCGGTACTACGTGATCAACGAGTTGCTGCTCGCGCTGTACGCCTCGCCGGCGGGCGGCGAACTGATCGGTATCGAGAACCCGCCGGGCCACCCCGGCGGTACCGGGAGTTACCAGCGGGGGCCGACGCCGTGA